A genomic segment from Chrysemys picta bellii isolate R12L10 chromosome 11, ASM1138683v2, whole genome shotgun sequence encodes:
- the LOC135974173 gene encoding uncharacterized protein LOC135974173, whose product MAEDHSHGPSHWSFWTPWAYHQEQGAPIPSTSRSGHSVRRAPESTISRPPPGGMEASVSTPPDTMDPSAGDAPAQEQGDQDPPLDPVPPEASSSSSPDEAVAGTSCTGPPPIDLRAHQDLLRRMARNMDLQAEEIVEVHDPIVNILGADAPSRVALPLIRTIQTNADTIWQTPASIPPTARGVERKYFVPSKDYGYLYTHPQPCSLVVESVNARERHGQQAAAPKSKEAKRLDLFGRKVYSAGGLQLRAANQQALLSRYNFNSWNSMGKFKELIPQESREEFGAMVEEGKKVARTSLQASLDIADSAARTLASGIAMRRISWLQVSGLPPELQQTLQDLPFEGHGLFSDKTDSRLQSLKDSRTIMRSLGMHVVGPQRRPFRPQPQRFYPPPRLVRDRTRPGGEGEVVEEGGPALNPARTRGHLDHLQAPGRTFEGAVEDGAPVIPQDPAPSFRDRLSHFHRAWSLITSDHWVLRTVERGYAIQFSSFPPSSPPSPSLFRDPSHEQLLIQEVSTLLAMGAIEEVPVELRGRGFYSRYFLIPKSKGGLRPILDLRGLNKFVVKLKFRMVSLGAIIPSLDPGDWFAALDMKDAYFHIAIYTPHRRFLRFVVNRVHYQFAVLPFGLSSAPRVFTKCMAVVAAYLRRQGIQVSPYLDDWLVRGRTKEQVRDHVHIIVHTFNRLGILLNKDKSTLEPTQRIEFIGAVLDSRRAQAILPDNRFGTITSLIQGLKAFPTTMVRSCLTLLGHMASCTYVTRHARLRLRPLQTWVSSIYRPHRDSLNMVVTIPNSVLTSLTWWLDHNVVCEGMPFHAPQPSLHLVTDASSLGWGAHLNEHHTQGLWTAPQLALHINVREMMAVRLACQAFLNLLRGRCVLVLIDNTTAMFYINKQGGARSSILCQEAIRLWDFCIAHSIHLTASFLPGVQNTLAD is encoded by the coding sequence atggcagaggaccactctcatggaccatctcactggtcgttttggaccccgtgggcgtaccaccaggagcaaggggctccaataccatcgacctctcgctcgggtcactcggtcagaagggccccagaatccaccatctctcggcctccgccaggaggcatggaggcttccgtgtccacgccacctgacaccatggacccaagtgcaggtgatgccccggcccaagagcagggggatcaggacccccccttggatccagtgccaccggaggcatcctcttcctcctctccggatgaggcagtggcgggcacttcttgtacgggtccccctccgatagatcttcgggctcaccaggatctcctgcgtaggatggcccgtaatatggacctgcaggcggaggagatagtggaggtgcacgacccgatcgtgaatatccttggagcagatgccccatcgagggtggcgttacctctgatccgcacgatccaaacgaatgcggatacgatatggcaaactcctgcctccattccacccacagcgagaggggtggaaagaaaatactttgtcccgtctaaggactatgggtacttgtatacccacccccaaccgtgttcactggtggtggaatcagtgaatgcacgagagcgccacggccagcaggctgcagcgcctaaatcaaaagaggctaagcggctcgatctgtttggccgtaaggtttactcagccggagggctacaacttagagcggcgaaccaacaggcgctactgagccgctacaatttcaactcctggaactctatggggaagtttaaggagttgattccccaagagtccagggaagagtttggagccatggtagaggagggcaagaaggtggctcggacctccttgcaggcctccttggacattgcagactcagcggcgaggaccctggcttcgggtatcgctatgcgcaggatctcctggcttcaggtttcaggtttgcctccggagctgcagcaaaccctacaagatctgccttttgagggtcatggattgttctcagataagacggactctcgcctgcagagcctcaaggactcgagaacaatcatgcgctccctggggatgcatgttgtgggcccccagcgcaggccatttaggccgcagcctcagcgcttctacccccccccccgcctcgtcagagacaggactcggcccggaggcgagggcgaggtggtagaagaaggtggaccggccctcaacccggccagaaccaggggccacctagaccaccttcaggccccaggcagaacttttgaaggtgcggtcgaggacggcgccccagtcatcccccaggatccagccccctcctttcgggatcgcctctcccacttccaccgtgcttggtcccttataacttcggaccattgggtcctccgcacggtggagaggggatacgctatccagttttcttcatttcccccctcctcccccccttccccgtccctcttcagggacccttctcacgagcaacttcttatacaggaagtttctacgctcctcgctatgggggccatagaggaggttccagtggaattaaggggcaggggattctattcccgttacttcctcattcccaagtccaaaggaggtctgcgacccatcttggacctgcgcggactcaacaaattcgtagtaaagttgaagttccgcatggtctctctgggggccattatcccttccctcgatcctggagactggttcgccgccctcgacatgaaagacgcatactttcacattgctatttacacgcctcacagacgcttcctgcgattcgtggtaaacagggtgcactaccaatttgcagtccttcccttcggcctatcctcggccccacgggtgttcacgaaatgtatggctgtcgtggcagcgtaccttcgtcggcaagggatacaggtgtccccgtacctagacgactggctggtacgcggtcgcaccaaagaacaagttcgcgatcacgtccacataatagtgcacacattcaacaggttgggtatcctactcaacaaggacaaatccactctagaacctacccagagaatagaattcatcggtgcggttctagactccaggcgtgcacaagccatcctgccagacaaccgctttggcaccatcacgagcctcattcaaggactcaaggccttcccaactaccatggtgaggtcgtgccttaccctgctgggtcacatggcttcctgcacgtacgtaaccaggcatgccagacttcggcttcgcccactacagacctgggtgtcatcaatataccgcccacatcgggacagcctgaatatggtggtcacaatcccgaattcggtcctgacctccctcacatggtggctagatcacaatgtggtttgcgaagggatgccgtttcacgccccacaaccctctctgcacctggtcacagacgcttcatccctgggttggggcgcccatctcaacgaacaccatacccagggcctgtggactgcaccccagctagccctacacatcaatgttcgggaaatgatggcggtgcgcctggcgtgtcaggcatttctcaacctcctacgtggtcgctgtgtgttagttctcatcgacaacaccacggccatgttctacatcaacaagcaaggaggggcacgctcgtcaattctatgccaagaggccattcgcctgtgggacttctgcatcgcccactcaatccatctcacggcatcgttcctccctggagtccagaacactctagcggattga